GCTAATGGCCTTATTTAAAGCCATAGAATTAGCTAAAAACATATGAAGATGAATAAAATACTAATTTTGGATAATTATGATTCTTTTACATATAATCTTGTACATGCTGTGAAAAAATTAACGAAAAATCCTATACAAGTATTTAGAAATAATGAAATAGAACTTTCTGATGTAGAAAAATATAATAAAATTATTCTTTCTCCAGGACCTGGAATTCCTGATGAAGCTCATATTTTAAAACCTTTAATAAAGACTTTTGCTTCTACTAAAAGCATTTTTGGAGTTTGTTTAGGTCAACAAGCAATAGGGGAAGTTTTTGGAGCTACTCTTTTAAATACGAAAAAGGTTTACCATGGGATATCCAGTTTAATCAAAATTGTAGATTCACAAGAGATTTTATTTCAAAAATTGCCTAAAGAAATCCAAGTTGGCCGTTATCATTCTTGGATTATATCTACACATAACTTTCCTGATGAACTTCAGATTACTGCTATTGGAGAGAAAGGAGAAATTATGGCTTTACGTCATAAATTTTATGATGTACGTGGAGTACAATTTCATCCAGAATCTATTTTAACTCCATATGGAGAAAAAATTATAGATAATTGGTTGAATTTAAATTAATTATGAATATTAAAAAAATATTAGAAAATCTTTTTTTAGAAAAAACATTAACAAAAGAGGAAGCTAAAAATCTTTTTATGGAATTATCAAAAGGAAAGATTAATCATACACAAGTTATATCTGTAGCTACTATATATAATATGAGATCTCCTACTTTAGAAGAAATGATAGGGTTTCATCAGGCAATGATGGAACTATCCATAAAAGTTAATTTGAAAGAATTTAATGCTATTGATATAGTAGGAACTGGTGGAGATGGAAAAAATACTTTTAATATATCAACTTTAGCATGTTTTATAGTAGCAGGGACAGGAGAAAAAGTGATCAAACATGGAAGTTTCAGTTCTTCCTCTATTACTGGATCTTCGAATATATTAAAAGGATTAGGATATCATTTTACTAATAATGAAGAAAATTTGAAAAATCAATTGGATAAAGTAGGAATTTGTTATTTACATGCTCCTATATTCCATCCTATATTACAAAACATATCTATCTTAAGAAAAGAACTAGGAGTTAAAACTATTTTTAATACACTTGGCCCATTATTAAATCCAGGAAAACCCCAAAATCAATTATTAGGAGTCAATAATTTGGAACTAGCAAGAATATATTATTATATGTATCAGAATACGAAAAATAATTATGCTATTATTCACAGTTTAGATGGTTATGATGAAATCACACTTACTAGTGATATTAAATGCTATACTCCAAAAGGAGAACGTTTTTATTCGATAAAAGAATTAGAAATAGGAAAAAAAAAGATAAAAGTAAGTCCTAATGAATTAAAAGGAGGAAAGAATACAAAAGAAAATATTCGTATATTTGTTAGTGTTTTATCTGGAGAAGGGACTTTAGCTCAGAATGCAGTTGTTTTAACAAATGCAACATTTGCATTGAGTTTATTAAATCAAGATAGTCTTGAGAATAATTATGATAAAGCAAAACGTTCATTAAAAAGTGGTCAAGCAAAGAATATTCTTAAAAAATTATTGAGTTTATGAATATTCTTGAAAAAATTGTATTCATCAAACAAAAAGAAGTATACAATAATAAAATTGTACATCCTACAAAAAAATTAGAAAATAGTTCACTTTTTAAAAGAAAAACTTTATCATTAGTAAAAAATATAAAAAAAAGTCATACTGGTATTATTGCGGAATTTAAGTGTAAATCTCCATCTAAAGGGATTATTAATCATACAGTATCAGTAGAAAAAGTGGTAAAAGATTATGAATCAGCAGGTGTTAGTGGAGTATCTATTCTGACAGATCAGCATTTTTTTTCTGGATCAAATGAGAATTTAGAAAAATCACGGTCTATAATTTCAATTCCTATCTTGAGAAAAGATTTTATTATTGATGAGTATCAAATCATAGAATCTAAATCTATGGGAGCTGATGTGATTTTATTAATTGCCGGGATTCTTTCTAAAAAACAAATAAAAAATTTTTCTAAAATTGCAAAAAGTATTGATTTAGAAGTCATCATAGAAATTCATAATGAATTTGAAATAGATAAAATAACAGAAAACTTGGATATTGTGGGGGTCAACAATCGAAATTTACAAACTTTTATTGTAAATCATCACAATTGTTTGAAATTATCTTCCAAAATTCCTAATAATTATATAAAAATAGCAGAAAGTGGAATTTCTGATATAAATTTTATCTTAAAATTAAGAAAACAGGGATTTAAAGGATTTTTGATTGGGGAATATTTTATGAAAAAAAAAGATCCTGGAAAAATTTGTAAATACTTTATAGATTCTTTATCAAAGAGAACTGAATAAAATTCATTTATGAAATATAAACTATTAAAAATAAAAGTATGTGGAATGAAATTTGAAATACATAAAATTTATGATTTATTCCCTGATTTTATAGGTTTTATATTTTATCCTAATTCGCCTAGATTTGTGGGGTTTGACTTTATAATTCCAAAACTTAAAAAAAAATATTAAAAGTAGGTGTTTTTGTCAACGAATCAGAAAAAAATATATTGGAAATAAAAAGAAAAAATAAACTAGATTTTATTCAATTACATGGGACAGAAAATCCTTGTTTTTGTAAAAAGTTATTCAAACAAGGATTAAAATTAATTAAAAGCTTTAGAATAGATAATTTCTTTTCTTTTAAAAAAATTATAGATTATATACCTTTTTGTTATTATTTTTTATTTGATAGCAATACAATTTATTATGGAGGGAGTGGTAAAAAATTTTGTTGGAAAAAACTTTATGAATACACTTTTAAAGTCCCTTTTTTTTTAAGTGGAGGTATTGGTCCACAAGATTTTAATCAAATTAAAAATTTTTCACATTCTAAAATGTTTGGAATTGATATTAATAGCAAATTTGAAATTAATCCAGGAAGAAAAGATGATTTAAAATTAAATGCTTTTATGAAAAAAATAAGAGAATTATGAAATATTTTGTTGATGAAAATGGATATTATGGAGAATTTGGAGGATCTTTTATTCCTGAAATGTTACATTATAATATTACAGAACTACAATGCAAATACAAAAAAATTATTGCAAGTTATGAATATCAAAAATTGTACAAAAAATTACTAAAAAATTATGTAGGAAGACCTACCCCCTTATTCTTTTGTAAAACATACTCTGATCAATATAATACTAAAATTTATCTTAAAAGAGAAGATCTCAATCATACTGGATCGCATAAAATCAATAATGCCATAG
This DNA window, taken from Blattabacterium sp. (Nauphoeta cinerea), encodes the following:
- a CDS encoding aminodeoxychorismate/anthranilate synthase component II; amino-acid sequence: MNKILILDNYDSFTYNLVHAVKKLTKNPIQVFRNNEIELSDVEKYNKIILSPGPGIPDEAHILKPLIKTFASTKSIFGVCLGQQAIGEVFGATLLNTKKVYHGISSLIKIVDSQEILFQKLPKEIQVGRYHSWIISTHNFPDELQITAIGEKGEIMALRHKFYDVRGVQFHPESILTPYGEKIIDNWLNLN
- a CDS encoding N-(5'-phosphoribosyl)anthranilate isomerase, with the protein product MEIKRKNKLDFIQLHGTENPCFCKKLFKQGLKLIKSFRIDNFFSFKKIIDYIPFCYYFLFDSNTIYYGGSGKKFCWKKLYEYTFKVPFFLSGGIGPQDFNQIKNFSHSKMFGIDINSKFEINPGRKDDLKLNAFMKKIREL
- the trpD gene encoding anthranilate phosphoribosyltransferase → MKKILENLFLEKTLTKEEAKNLFMELSKGKINHTQVISVATIYNMRSPTLEEMIGFHQAMMELSIKVNLKEFNAIDIVGTGGDGKNTFNISTLACFIVAGTGEKVIKHGSFSSSSITGSSNILKGLGYHFTNNEENLKNQLDKVGICYLHAPIFHPILQNISILRKELGVKTIFNTLGPLLNPGKPQNQLLGVNNLELARIYYYMYQNTKNNYAIIHSLDGYDEITLTSDIKCYTPKGERFYSIKELEIGKKKIKVSPNELKGGKNTKENIRIFVSVLSGEGTLAQNAVVLTNATFALSLLNQDSLENNYDKAKRSLKSGQAKNILKKLLSL
- the trpC gene encoding indole-3-glycerol phosphate synthase TrpC; translation: MNILEKIVFIKQKEVYNNKIVHPTKKLENSSLFKRKTLSLVKNIKKSHTGIIAEFKCKSPSKGIINHTVSVEKVVKDYESAGVSGVSILTDQHFFSGSNENLEKSRSIISIPILRKDFIIDEYQIIESKSMGADVILLIAGILSKKQIKNFSKIAKSIDLEVIIEIHNEFEIDKITENLDIVGVNNRNLQTFIVNHHNCLKLSSKIPNNYIKIAESGISDINFILKLRKQGFKGFLIGEYFMKKKDPGKICKYFIDSLSKRTE